The window GTACACAGGGGCAGAGCGAGCAGCACGAGCAGCCCAAGGGCGACTCCGCGCCCGCGGCGCCGGCCGCGGCCACCACACCGGCCGCGCCCGCCGCGGCCGGGCCCGCACGGGTGGTCAGCCTGACCACGGGCGAGTTCACCCTCACCGTCAACCCGGTCGACGGCAGCGAGATCGAACCGCTGCGCCCCGGCACCGGACGGCCGGGCCGCCCCGCCAAGCGTGACGCGGCCGCCCGCGCGGTCCGAGCCGCCGCCGCACGACCGCCCGTACTGCCGGGCCCCGCCGTCCCCGCCCGGCCCCTGCTGGAGCGCGAGGAGGAGCGGGAGCGGCTGGTGCGGCTGCTGGGCCGCGGCCGTTCCGTACGGCTGACCGGGCCCTCCGGATCCGGCCGCAGCGCCCTGCTCGACGCGGTCGCCGACCGGTGCGAGGGTCTCGCACCCGACGGCGTCGTACGGCTCTCCGGCCACGGGCACCAGCAGCCCGGGGAACTGCTCCACACGCTCTATGCCACCGTGTACGAGGCCGTGCGGGAGCGGCCCGCACGAGCCGAACTCCTGGCCCGCGTCCGGGAGATAGGCGCCGTCGTCCTGCTGGACGACCTGGAGATGGGCGGGCCTGCCCTCGACGAGCTGCTGCGCGCCACCCCCGAATGCGCCTACCTGCTGGCCGCGACCCCCGACACCCGGGCCCCCTCCGACGACTCGCACATCGAGGAGGTCTTCCTCGGCGGGCTCGGCAAGGCCGACTGCGTGCAGCTCCTGGAGGCGGGCCTCGGACGTCCGCTGACGGACGAGGAGACCGCCTGGGCGGGCGACCTGCGCTTCGCCTCCGAAGGGCTTCCGCTTCGCTTCGTCCAGGCCGCCGCGCTGCTGCGCCAGCGGGACGAGCTCAACCACAGCGACGAGGACGACGAGGAGGAGGAGCCCGGCGTCTTCGAGGAGCGCCCGCGCGACGCCGTGCACGTGCCGCTGCCGACGCTGGCCGAGGCCGCGGCCCCTGCCGAGCTGCTGGCCTCGCGGGTCAGCGAGTCCGCGCGCGCCGCCCTGCGGATCGCGTGCGCGCTGGGCGGGGAACTGCCGCACCACGCGCACCTGCCGGCACTGGTGGGGGACACCCACGCCGACACGGCCGTGGCGGAACTGCTCGCCTGCGGGCTGCTGACGCCCGTCGGAACGCGCTACCGGCTCGCCCCCGGCGTCGCGCGCCAGCTGGAGGAGGTCGGGTACGGGGACACCGCGTCCGAGGAGGCCCGTACGGCCGCACGGCACTACGCCTGGTGGACCGGGCACGCCTCGGTGGTCCCGGAGCGGGTCGCGGCGGAGGCGGACGCGGTGCTCGCGGCGCTGGCCGGTGCGGACGTGGTCGCGGCGGTGCTGCTGGCGCGGACCGCGGCCCCGGCGTTCGCCGCCTCGCTGCACTGGGAGGCCTGGGAGCGGGTGCTGCGCTCGGGGGCGGAGGCCGCGCGCAAGGCCGGAGAGGTCGCCGAGCAGGCGTACTTCCACCACGAACTCGGCGTGCTGGCCCTGTGCGAGGAGCGCCTGGACCGCGCGCGGGCCGAGCTGGAGACCTCGATCGGGCTGCGGGGCGCGCTGGCGGACAAGCGGGGCACGGTCGCCGGCCGGCGGGCACTGGCCCTGGTCGTCGACCGGGAGACCGCGGGCGCGGCGTCGCCGCCGCTGCGGCTGGAGGCACCGGCCGCCCTGGCGGCCGCCTCGGAGGCCGTGACGGCGGCCACCCCGGCTGCCCCGGCCGTTTCGACCACCAAGGCCACCAAGGCCACCAAGGCCGATCCGGCCGCCCGGGCGGCCTCCGAGGCGCCCACGGCCCGCGTGGCCCCGGTCGCTGCCGTCGGACCGGCGACCGCTGCGTCTCCGGTGGGCCGGGTTTCCGCCGAGGCGGTGACCCGTATGACTCCGGTCGTGCCGGTGACCGCCCGCTCGCAGACCCCCACCACGCTGTCCGAGGTCTTCGAGGACGCCTTCCCGCTGGATCCGAAGCCCGCCGCGCCCGCCGCCCCCCGGCCGGCCGCCGCGCAGGCCCCGGTCCCCGGCCGCCGCCGGCGGGTGCTGCTGGCCGGCGCGGGCGCGCTGACGGTGGTGGCCCTGGGCACGGTCGTGAGCCTGGCGGTCAGTTCCTCCGACACCTCGCCGCCGGCGCAGGGACCGGCGGTGTCCTCCACTCCGACGGCCACGGTGCCCATGACGGCCCCGAGCACCAGCGGGAACGATCCTGCACCGGAGCCGCCCGTATCGGCCCCGCCGTCGCAGGCCGCGGTTCCCGGCCAGAGCGTCGCCCCGGCCCCGGGCCGCACGCCCGTCCGGACCCCGTCGCGCCGTCCGTCCGCGACCACGCCCGGCTCCACGCCGCCGTCGCCCGTCTCGCCCCCGCCGACGAGCGCGAACCCCTCTCCCACCCCGACGGAGACCGCCGTACCGTCGCCGACGGCCACCCAGGCGGTCACGGCCACGGCCACCTCACCGGTCACCGGCCGCTGAACGAAGAACGGCTCCGTCCCTGGGGGCGGAGCCGTTGCCCGGAGGCGCCGTTGACCACGAGCGCCGATGGACCGGAAGAACAGAAGGACCGGAGGATCAGAACAGGCGGAGCTTGTCGTCCTCGATGCCGCGCAGCGCGTTGTAGTCCAGCACCACGCAGTCCATCCCGCGGTCCGTCGCCAGGACCTTCGCCTGCGGCTTGATCTCCTGGGCCGCGAAGATGCCGCGGACCGGGGCCAGGTGCGGGTCGCGGTTGAGGAGTTCGAGGTAGCGGGTCAGCTGCTCGACACCGTCGATCTCGCCGCGGCGCTTGATCTCCACGGCCACCGTCGCACCGGAGGAGTCCCGGCACAGGATGTCGACCGGGCCGATCGCCGTCATGTACTCGCGCCGGATCAGCGTGTAGCCCTCGCCCAGCGTTTCGATGCGGTCCGCCAGCAGTTCCTGCAGGTGTGCCTCGACGCCGTCCTTGATGAGCCCCGGGTCCGTGCCCAGCTCGTGGGAGGAGTCGTGCAGGACTTCCTCCATGGTGATGATGAGCTTCTCGCCCGCCTTGTTGATGACCGTCCACACGTTGGCCTCGTCCCCGCTCCCCTCCTTGAGGGTGCACGGCGGCGACATCCAGTTGAGCGGTTTGTACGCTCGGTCGTCCGCGTGGATCGAGACACTGCCGTCGGCCTTCACGAGGATCAGACGGGGTGCCGAGGGCAGATGGGCGGTGAGCCGGCCCGCGTAGTCGACGGAGCAGCGGGCAATGACGAGACGCATGGTCGGCAACGCTACTCGACGGATGCGCCTTCACGCGATTCGCCCCTGAAAGCCCCGTTCGCCGATGGCGCGTTGTATGCGCATTCTCCTGGTGCGTCACCCATGGGACGCCTACCGTGGTGAGCGGGAGGTTGTCGAGCGTGCACTCTGCGTCGCGACCTCCTTCCCTGCCCGTAAGACTCCGGCAACCCAAACAGCCGGGGTCGCGAGAGGAGAACCCATGTCGCTCGACGTCTCACCGGCCCTACTCGAACAGGCCGAGCGAGGCGAGGTCGACGAAGCCGCCTTCGTCGACTGCGTCCGGACCTCCCTGCCCTACGCCTGGGAGATGATCAGCTCGCTGGTGGCCCAGCTGAAGGTGGACGGCGGAGAGTTCGCCGACAACCAGACGCCGCCGCCGGACGAGCAGGCGCGGGGGCAGCTGCTGCGCGCCCTCGCGAGTGACGCGATACGCGGTGCGCTGCAGCGGCACTTCGGAGTGCGCCTGGCATTCCAGAACTGCCACCGGCTGGCGGTCTTCCCGCTGGATCCCTCGGTGGACGACCGGCTGGCCAAGTTCACTTCGATACGTGGTCAGCTGCTCAACCAGTCGCCGGAGCTGCGCGACTGCTAGGTCCTGTCGTCAGAGTTCCTCCCCCCGGCCACCGCCGGGTGGTGTGCCCCCGGACCCGCGACGCCCGGCACCGGACGTCGCGGGCCCGGGCGGCGCTGCTTTGACGACAGAACCTGGGCCGTCTCCTGCGGATCGTGCCGCACGGGCGTGATCCGCGGGAAACGGCCCGGGCAGGACCGGCAGGTCTCAGCCGAGGCGGGGAAGGACTTCGGCGCCGAGTCGTCGGACGTTCTCCTCCGTCGCGGCGAGATCGCCGCTGCCCTCCGTCAGGAGGGCGAAGCGCGTGATGCCCGTCCGTGCCGACGTGGCCGCCAGCCGGTCCGCCGCCACCTCAGGGGTGCCCACCGGGTGCAGGTCGCACAGCAGTTCCGTATAGGCGACCGGATCCCGCATCGCGCGCACGCGGCCGTCCACCGTCACATGCGCGTCGAGGCCCTGCTTGAGCCAGCCCGGCATCGCCTTCAGCAGGGTCTCTCGCGCGTCCGCCGTACGGTCTGCGATCTGGCACACTCCGGCCGAGACGTGTCCCGCTCCCGCCACGAGCTCGCGCGAGTGGCCCGCCGCGAGCGCCGTGCTGCGCCACAGCGCGACCATCTCGGCCTTGCTCTCGTCCCCGCAGTGCATCCCGAGCAGCATCGGCAGCCCCCGCTCCGCGGCCATCCGTACCGACGCGGCCGAGGTGCAGGCCACGATGACCTCGGGCCCGGCCACGTCCCCGTCCAGGGCCTCCGAGGGCCGCGGTACGACGGCCACCTCGCGGAATCCGTACCGCTCGCCGGCGGCCCCCACCCGCGCCTCGGTCAGCCACCGCCGCAGCAGGTCCAGGGCCTCCGGGAAGCCGTTCTCGTAACTGTCCAGGCCGCCCCCGAACACCTCCAGGTCGACCCACGGCCCGCCGCGGCCCACCCCGAGGGTGAACCGGCCGCCCGAGGTCACGTGCAGCAGGGCCGCCTGTTCCCCGAGCGCCACCGGATGCGTGCTCGGCAGCACGCTCACCGCCGTCCCCACCCGCAGCCGCCGGGTCCTGCCCAGCATCAGGGCCGCCAGGGTCACCGCCGAGGGGCAGACCCCGTACGGCACGAAGTGGTGCTCGGCGAGCCAGACCGAGTCGAGCCCGGCCTCCTCGGCCACCTCGGCGGTCCGCACCGCCCGGTGCAGTGCCTCTCCCTGTCCCTGGCCCGGGAACTGGGCCGCCAGTACAAACGCTCCTACGCGCATCGCCTTTAGCCTCCTCGCGGCTGACGCGGCCTCCCCCAGGTGGACCGGTTCTTCCTATGGCAACAACGTCTGACACGTGCCAAAGGCACGGGCTGACACGAAAGTTATTGGGATTGTCGGGCCATTCCTCTTCGCGCGCCGGCCTTCATCAGCCACCCTGCGGGTACCCGGCCTCGCTGCGCGTAGTCTGGGAGAAAGTCACTGCCGTCCGCCCATCCGTGAGGTATACGTGTCACCGCGCAACAACCGCCCCAGGGGCGGCGAGACTCCGGAAGAACGCCCCGGCACCGGCCTCGACCGCTACGGGCTGGAGCGCACGGAGGAGTACCAGGGCGAGGACTGGAAGGTCCGGCACGTGGCCGGCGCGAGCGCTGCGGGCAAGCGCTACCGCTGCCCCGGATGCGACCAGGAGATCCCCTCCGGGACCCCGCACCTGGTGGCCTGGCCCGAGTACGGCGGCGTGGACGACCGCCGCCACTGGCACAAGGCCTGCTGGAACGCGAAGGACCGCCGCACCACGAAGGTGCAGCGGTCCCGCAACGCTCCCCGGTACTGACCGGGCGAAGGCCCCGGCCTAGGCCGTCTCTTTCGATCTTGCCGGGCCCGCGCTGCCCGGTGCCGCACCTCGCTGCGTTGTCGGGGCTCCCGAGTACGTCCAGTACGCGGGGAGCTCCTCCGCCTTGCGATGCACGGCACCGGACAACGCGGGCTCGGCCGACAAGATCCGAAAGAGACGGCCTAGACGTCCCGGCGGCCGACGATCACGTACGAGGCAGCCACCGCGCCGCCCGTGACCAGCACGATGAGCATCAGCTGCGAGAGGGTGCTCGGCTCCGGGCCCACGTCGCCGCCCTGCGGCAGACCGAACAGCGTCATCAGCGCCACCGGCACGTTGTGGCGCAGGATGAGCTCACCGGCGGCCGCGACGGCCTCCCACATGCTGAGCATGGCCCCGATCACCGGCGGCAGCGTGACCACGCCCAGCATGACGGCGATCCCACCGGCGGAGTGCCGTACCAGGGAGCCGATGGCGAGCGCGAGCACGCCGAGCAGCGTGACGTAGCCGCAGCCGGCCAGCGCTCCGAACCACTCGCCGACCGCGTGCGGGCCGGACGCGGAGCCGCCGCGCACGACGGCCGCGGTGATCCCGACCACGAAGACCGACAGCGTGGTGGTGGCGAAGGCCGCCATGCTGAAGACGAGGTACTTCGCGGTGAGCACCCGGTACCGGTCCGGGGCGGCCGTGAACGTGGTCCGCACCAGCCCGGTGCCGTGCTCCGAAGTGATGGTCAGGACGCCGAGAACCATCACCGCGAGCTGGCCGACCATCAGGCCGACGAGCGCGGGCGTGGTGAAGTTGATCTGCGAGTAGTCCCCGTCCGCGGTCTGCGAGACGACGATCAGGCCGATGCCGACCACGGTCAGCACGAGCGAGCCCAGCGTCCACAGGGTGGAGCGCAGCGAGACCAGCTTGGTCCACTCCGAGGCCATGGCGTGCCCCAGGTGCGGCCGCGGCGTGGCGAGGGGGGAGCTGTAGTTCCCGGGCTGCTCCACCGTCGTGGTCGTCGCGGTCATCGGGTGTCCTCGGGGGTGTGCGGGGTGTTCCTGGCGGCGCTCGCGAGCTCGCCCGGCTTGCTGGGCATCAGGAAGGGCTGCCCGCCCGCCCCCGGCGGCGGGGGCGCGTAGAAGCCGGTCTGCGGGACCTCGGGGGCCGCCGCCTCCGACTCCTCCTCCCAGGCCGGGAGGGAGAGCGGCTCCGGCTCCCACAGCTCGGCCCGCGGGTCGTCGGTGGAGGTGTACTCGACGGCGGACTGGGTCATCCGCATGTACGCCTCCTCCAGCGAGGCCCGGTGCGGAGACAGCTCCCACAGCCGTACGCCGGCCCCGTGCGCGAGATCGGAGATCCGCGGCAGCTCCAGGCCGGTCACGCGCAGTGCTCCGCCGGGCTCCTGGAGGACCCGGCCACCCGCCTCGGCGAGGGCCTTACCCAGCGCGTCCCGGCCATCAGGATCAGTGTCGGCCGCGCGCACCCGAGCGAATCCGGCCGAGTTGTGCGCGATGAACTCCTGGGTGCCCATATCGGCCAGCAGCCGGCCCCGGCCGATCACGATCAGGTGGTCGGCGGTCAGCGCCATCTCACTCATCAGGTGCGAGGAGACGAAGACGGTGCGGCCCTCGGCGGCGAGGCGGCGCATGAGATTGCGGACCCAGAGGATGCCCTCGGGGTCGAGACCGTTGACCGGCTCGTCGAACAGGAGCACCTGCGGGTCGCCGAGCAGGGCGGTGGCGATGCCGAGCCGCTGGCCCATGCCGAGCGAGAAGCCCTTCGTACGCTGCCGGGCGGCGTCCTGGAGGCCGACCACGGCCAGCACCTCGTCCACCCGCTTCTCCGGGATCCCGGAGAGCTGGGCGATGGACAGCAGGTGGGCGCGGGCCCGCCGGCCGCCGTGGACGGCCTTGGCATCGAGCAGGGCCCCTACGTGCCGCTGGGCGTTCGGCAGGTCCCGGAAGGGCCGGCCGTTGATCGTGACATGACCGGACGTGGGCCGGTCGAGGCCGACGATCATGCGCATGGTGGTCGACTTGCCGGAGCCGTTGGGTCCCAGGAATCCGGTGACGTGACCCGGCTTGACCTGGAAGGACAGCTGCTCGACGGCGGTCTTGGCGCCGTAGCGCTTGGTCAGGCCGACTGCCTCGATCATCTTGCTGCCCCTTACCAGGCCGGGACGACTTTCGCCCGCGTAAGGGTTAAGAGGATAACGAGGTTCCTGTGGTTCCGTCCCCGGCCGGATCCCTGAGCCGCCCCTGAGACCGACCCGGGCATCACCCGTAGTACTTCAGCGGGGGGCGCGGGGTCAGGCGTCCTTCTTCTTGAGGACGACGTAGCCCCCGAGTACTGCGGCGAGCGCCCACAGGGTCATGATCCCGAGGCCGCCCCACGGGCCGTACGGGGTGTCGGCGGTGTCCATCCCGTTGGGCACGACCTGCATGATCCTGGATCCCGCCTGGTTGGGCAGGTACATGCCCACCTTCCGGGTCGCCTCGGCGATGGCCAGGATGGCCGGGAGGACCAGGACGAACGGGATCAGGAGGCACATCGAGAGGACCGAGCTGCGCAGCAGTGTGGTCACCCCCATCGAGAACAGGGCGAGCAGGGCCATGTAGAGGCCCGCACCGACCACCGCGCGCAGCACGTTCTCCTCGCCGATCCCGATACTGCGCCCGCCCAGCAGGGCCTGGCCGATGAAGAAGGACAGGAAGCTGGTGAGGAGGCCGACCAGCAGGGCCAGGGCCGTCGCCACCACGAGCTTGCCGAGCAGGAAGTGCTCCCGGCGCGGTACGGCGGCCAGCGAGGTGCGGATCATGCCGGTGCTGTATTCGGTGCCGACCACCAGCGCCCCGAAGACGATCATCGCCAGCTGGCCGAGGGTCATCCCGGCGAAGCTCACCTGGGTGGGGTCGAAGGTGGCCTGCTGGGCCGGGGGCATGTCCTGGAAGCTCGCGTTGACGAAGGCGCAGATCGCGGCGCCGATGCCGACGGTGACCACCAGCGAGACGATCAGGGTCCAGCTGGTGGAGGCGACCGTGCGGATCTTGGTCCACTCGGACTGCAGGACGGCGGTGAAGGCCATGTTCACTCGCCTCCCTTGTGCGTCGCCCCGAAGCCGGCGCCCCAGGCGGGAACATCGGCCGGCCGGGCCGGGTTGTCACTCGCCCCGGCGCCCGGTGCGTGGGCGTGGTACTCGACGGAGTCGGCGGTCATGCGCATGAAGGCTTCCTCCAGCGAGGCCCGTTGCGGACTGAGTTCGTGCAGCACGATCCGGTGCTCGGCGGCCAGCTCGCCGAGCCGCTCCGCACTCACACCGTCGATCTCCAGAGTGCCGGTGGCCGGAACGGCGACGGCATCGATCCCGGCCTCGTGCAGCAGGTCCTTGAGGCGCTCCTGCTGCGGCGAGCGCAGCCGGACGTAACTGCGTGAGTTCTGCTGGATGAAATCGGCCATCGGCAGGTCTGCCAGCAGCTTTCCCTGTCCGATGACGACCAGATGATCTGCGGTCAGCGCCATTTCGCTCATCAGGTGGGAGGAGACGAAGATCGTCCTTCCCTCGGCCGCCAGGCCCTTCATCAGATTGCGGATCCAGAGAATTCCCTCGGGATCCAGACCGTTGACCGGCTCGTCGAACATCAGGATTTCCGGATCGCCCAGCAATGCATAGGCGATTCCCAGCCGTTGGCTCATTCCCAGCGAAAATCCTTTGGACTTCTTCTTCGCCACGGGCGTCAGACCGACCAGATCCAGCACCTCGCCGACCCGTTGCCGCGGGATGCGGTTCGACTGGGCCAGGCACAGGAGGTTGTTGTACGCACTCCGGCCACCGTGCATGGCCTTCGCGTCCAGCAGCGCCCCGACGTGCTTCAACGGCTCCTGCAGGTCGCGGTAGTGCTTCCCGTACACCCGGACCGTGCCGCTGGTCGGGTTGTCGAGGTCGAGCATCATGCGCATGGTCGTGGACTTGCCGGCCCCGTTGGGGCCGAGGAAGCCGGTCACCACCCCCGGTCTGACCTGGAAGCTGAGGTGGTCCACGGCGGTCGTCGCACCGAATCGCTTGGTGAGGCCCTCAAGCTCGATCATGCGGCCACGCTAGAACGCCCGAGGGCCCTACGCCACCTCTACAGGTGACATAGGGCCCTCGAACGGGCGAACGGGGGGCGGGTGCGCCCTGCCCGTCGGTGATCAGCGGCTCTGCTGCGCCGGGACGCCGCGGGTGACGGGCTCGTCGTCGACGATCGGGGTGGCCGCCGCGACGGCCGCACCGGTGAGCGTCGCCAGCATCTCGCGGACGTTGGTCAGCTGCGCGTTGATGGAGTCGCGGCGGTTGGTGAGCGCCGCCAGCTCGCGCTCGGACTCGCTGCGGATGCGGTCCGCCTTGGCGTTGGCGTCGGCCACGATGTCCTCGGCCTGGCGCTGCGCGGTCT is drawn from Streptomyces sp. NBC_01232 and contains these coding sequences:
- a CDS encoding ATP-binding protein, yielding MDRTQGQSEQHEQPKGDSAPAAPAAATTPAAPAAAGPARVVSLTTGEFTLTVNPVDGSEIEPLRPGTGRPGRPAKRDAAARAVRAAAARPPVLPGPAVPARPLLEREEERERLVRLLGRGRSVRLTGPSGSGRSALLDAVADRCEGLAPDGVVRLSGHGHQQPGELLHTLYATVYEAVRERPARAELLARVREIGAVVLLDDLEMGGPALDELLRATPECAYLLAATPDTRAPSDDSHIEEVFLGGLGKADCVQLLEAGLGRPLTDEETAWAGDLRFASEGLPLRFVQAAALLRQRDELNHSDEDDEEEEPGVFEERPRDAVHVPLPTLAEAAAPAELLASRVSESARAALRIACALGGELPHHAHLPALVGDTHADTAVAELLACGLLTPVGTRYRLAPGVARQLEEVGYGDTASEEARTAARHYAWWTGHASVVPERVAAEADAVLAALAGADVVAAVLLARTAAPAFAASLHWEAWERVLRSGAEAARKAGEVAEQAYFHHELGVLALCEERLDRARAELETSIGLRGALADKRGTVAGRRALALVVDRETAGAASPPLRLEAPAALAAASEAVTAATPAAPAVSTTKATKATKADPAARAASEAPTARVAPVAAVGPATAASPVGRVSAEAVTRMTPVVPVTARSQTPTTLSEVFEDAFPLDPKPAAPAAPRPAAAQAPVPGRRRRVLLAGAGALTVVALGTVVSLAVSSSDTSPPAQGPAVSSTPTATVPMTAPSTSGNDPAPEPPVSAPPSQAAVPGQSVAPAPGRTPVRTPSRRPSATTPGSTPPSPVSPPPTSANPSPTPTETAVPSPTATQAVTATATSPVTGR
- the nucS gene encoding endonuclease NucS, with protein sequence MRLVIARCSVDYAGRLTAHLPSAPRLILVKADGSVSIHADDRAYKPLNWMSPPCTLKEGSGDEANVWTVINKAGEKLIITMEEVLHDSSHELGTDPGLIKDGVEAHLQELLADRIETLGEGYTLIRREYMTAIGPVDILCRDSSGATVAVEIKRRGEIDGVEQLTRYLELLNRDPHLAPVRGIFAAQEIKPQAKVLATDRGMDCVVLDYNALRGIEDDKLRLF
- a CDS encoding SCO5389 family protein, with product MSLDVSPALLEQAERGEVDEAAFVDCVRTSLPYAWEMISSLVAQLKVDGGEFADNQTPPPDEQARGQLLRALASDAIRGALQRHFGVRLAFQNCHRLAVFPLDPSVDDRLAKFTSIRGQLLNQSPELRDC
- a CDS encoding LLM class flavin-dependent oxidoreductase: MRVGAFVLAAQFPGQGQGEALHRAVRTAEVAEEAGLDSVWLAEHHFVPYGVCPSAVTLAALMLGRTRRLRVGTAVSVLPSTHPVALGEQAALLHVTSGGRFTLGVGRGGPWVDLEVFGGGLDSYENGFPEALDLLRRWLTEARVGAAGERYGFREVAVVPRPSEALDGDVAGPEVIVACTSAASVRMAAERGLPMLLGMHCGDESKAEMVALWRSTALAAGHSRELVAGAGHVSAGVCQIADRTADARETLLKAMPGWLKQGLDAHVTVDGRVRAMRDPVAYTELLCDLHPVGTPEVAADRLAATSARTGITRFALLTEGSGDLAATEENVRRLGAEVLPRLG
- a CDS encoding ATP/GTP-binding protein → MSPRNNRPRGGETPEERPGTGLDRYGLERTEEYQGEDWKVRHVAGASAAGKRYRCPGCDQEIPSGTPHLVAWPEYGGVDDRRHWHKACWNAKDRRTTKVQRSRNAPRY
- a CDS encoding ABC transporter permease, with protein sequence MTATTTTVEQPGNYSSPLATPRPHLGHAMASEWTKLVSLRSTLWTLGSLVLTVVGIGLIVVSQTADGDYSQINFTTPALVGLMVGQLAVMVLGVLTITSEHGTGLVRTTFTAAPDRYRVLTAKYLVFSMAAFATTTLSVFVVGITAAVVRGGSASGPHAVGEWFGALAGCGYVTLLGVLALAIGSLVRHSAGGIAVMLGVVTLPPVIGAMLSMWEAVAAAGELILRHNVPVALMTLFGLPQGGDVGPEPSTLSQLMLIVLVTGGAVAASYVIVGRRDV
- a CDS encoding ABC transporter ATP-binding protein, with amino-acid sequence MIEAVGLTKRYGAKTAVEQLSFQVKPGHVTGFLGPNGSGKSTTMRMIVGLDRPTSGHVTINGRPFRDLPNAQRHVGALLDAKAVHGGRRARAHLLSIAQLSGIPEKRVDEVLAVVGLQDAARQRTKGFSLGMGQRLGIATALLGDPQVLLFDEPVNGLDPEGILWVRNLMRRLAAEGRTVFVSSHLMSEMALTADHLIVIGRGRLLADMGTQEFIAHNSAGFARVRAADTDPDGRDALGKALAEAGGRVLQEPGGALRVTGLELPRISDLAHGAGVRLWELSPHRASLEEAYMRMTQSAVEYTSTDDPRAELWEPEPLSLPAWEEESEAAAPEVPQTGFYAPPPPGAGGQPFLMPSKPGELASAARNTPHTPEDTR
- a CDS encoding ABC transporter permease subunit encodes the protein MAFTAVLQSEWTKIRTVASTSWTLIVSLVVTVGIGAAICAFVNASFQDMPPAQQATFDPTQVSFAGMTLGQLAMIVFGALVVGTEYSTGMIRTSLAAVPRREHFLLGKLVVATALALLVGLLTSFLSFFIGQALLGGRSIGIGEENVLRAVVGAGLYMALLALFSMGVTTLLRSSVLSMCLLIPFVLVLPAILAIAEATRKVGMYLPNQAGSRIMQVVPNGMDTADTPYGPWGGLGIMTLWALAAVLGGYVVLKKKDA
- a CDS encoding ATP-binding cassette domain-containing protein, encoding MIELEGLTKRFGATTAVDHLSFQVRPGVVTGFLGPNGAGKSTTMRMMLDLDNPTSGTVRVYGKHYRDLQEPLKHVGALLDAKAMHGGRSAYNNLLCLAQSNRIPRQRVGEVLDLVGLTPVAKKKSKGFSLGMSQRLGIAYALLGDPEILMFDEPVNGLDPEGILWIRNLMKGLAAEGRTIFVSSHLMSEMALTADHLVVIGQGKLLADLPMADFIQQNSRSYVRLRSPQQERLKDLLHEAGIDAVAVPATGTLEIDGVSAERLGELAAEHRIVLHELSPQRASLEEAFMRMTADSVEYHAHAPGAGASDNPARPADVPAWGAGFGATHKGGE